The nucleotide sequence CAGCAGAGCCCTGTAGCCGGCCGCATCGTCGGTGATGGGCCGTTTGGCGACCAGCGTTCCGGTGTCGTCAACCAGCGCCACGTCGTGTGTCTTCTCTGCCCAGTCGATGCCGCAGTAGATCAAAGTCCCTCCCGGTACTGCCTGTACGTTTGTGCTGGTCACGAGCTCGTGCGGAACCACGCAGCGACCTAATCCCAGGACTCGGCCCTTGGGGCCGGTCCGCCACCTCAGCAGCTGTTCGTGGCACCAGCGCACCCCACGGGCCTCGGTCTCTGCGGGAGCTCGAATGGTCCGCGGGGACGGGGATCACCGTGCGAATGCCCCGCTGTCGCAGGTGCTCGCGGATGGCACGGGAGGAGTACGCCTTGTCGGCCAGGACCACATCGGGCCGTGTGCGGGGCCGCCCGTGCGGGCGGGGTACCCGTAGGCGGGCCATCACCTGCGGGAAGACGGGGGCGTCCCCGGCCTGCCCGGCGGTGAGGTGGAAGGCCAGGGGGCGGCAGTTGCCGTCGGCCGCGAGGTGGATCTTCGTGGTCAGTCCGCCGCGGGACCGGCCGATGGCGTTGTCGGCCGGCTCGCCGGCCGGGGCCCCTTTTTGCGGGCCCCGGCCGCGTGCTGATGTGCTCGCACGATCGTGGAGTCCACCGCGACCGCCCATTTCAGGTCCTCGTCGGCGTCGGCCTGGGCCATCAGGGCGGTGAAGACCCGCTCCCAGGTGCCGTCGACGGCCCACATCCGCAGTCGGTTGTATACACCTCTCCAGTTGCCGAACTTCTCCGGCAGGTGGACCCACTGGGATCCGGTCTGGAACTTCCAGGCGATCGCGTCGATCACCTCGCGGTGGTCGCGCCACCGGCCGCCCCGCTTGGGTGTCCGGTCCGGGAGCAACGGTTCGATCCGCGTCCACTGCGCATCAGTCAACGGCACACCAGGACCAACGAGCCACTGATCCAAACGAAACTGCCTAGGCGTCGAGGCCCGGAGACGTGTAGGCGTCCGTCCGCCGCCCATGTGGCCACCACCATCAGAGCCGGGACCGCCCACCGATGCACGGATTAGGGTTCGGGAGCCTGGATCAAGCCAGACGGCGCGGTCCTGCCATTCTCGGACGGCTTGTCCGTGTTCCCAATCTGGCAGACCGTTCTTACCCACGGATTAGGAGACGTGGAACTTCCTGCCGATCAGCGTGGCCACCCGTGCAGCCGTCCACACCTGGTCTTCCGTCCAGCCGTGCGCGGCCGGCCCCTGCTCGAGATACCCGGCGAGCTTCTCCAGACAGCGCGGCGACAGGCGACACCGGCCCCCGCTCGGCCCTCGCGAAAGCAGCGCGTCGGCACCACCTTGCCGCCACAACTGCTGCCACTGGTAAGCCGACTTCACACGCACACGCAGCTGCCGGGCCACCTCGGGCGGTTTGACCTGCTGAGCGAACAGCTCCGCCGCCTGTATCCGCACCGCTTCCCGGCGCCGCCGTGCTGCAGGCGTCAGCCCGCCCCCATCCGCATATCTCACGCACCACGGACTACCGACAACACAACACCCACATCAGGACGTTCCGCAAACATCACCCTAACGAGCCGAGATCAGTAACAAGGAATTAGGTTCGCCGGGTTGCTGTTGCTGTGAAGTGCTCGATGTAGCGGATGTGCTGGTGTGCCTCAGCGGTAGTCGGCCAGGCCGTCCGCGAGTTCTTCTTCGTCGCCGTCGCGGATTGCGTAGAGGGCTTGCTGCAGGGCGAATGTGCCGCGGATCGCGGCTATGCGGGTGAGGAGTCCGTGGTTTGACCAGCTGCCCAGGGCGAGCACCCGCTCCAGGAGCTCAGGGCCGTAGCTGGCGCCGATGGCTGCGAGGTCCTCGGCTGGGTCGCTGAGTGTGACGTCGTCCCAGTCGAGTACTCCGGAGAGGTGCGGCAGGCCGTGCGTCCACTCCCATAGGACGTTTTCGGCACCGAGGTCGCCATGCACCACTGCTCGGGTGAGGTGGGGAAGGCTGTCGAGTGCTGTAAGGGTCACAACCACAAACTGAGATCTCTACCGAACCCGGGGCGGTTCAAGCGCATCGCCCCCGGCCACAAGGACTGAGCGCAGGCATTCGTGGCACGTGCACCAGCGCCTGCTCCGGCGGCAGCGGCGTTGTCGTGTTTCGTCACGTTGCCCGGGCGACCCGCTTCGGTGTTTCGCCGCCGCACGGGGTCGTCGCCGAGGCATCGGGAGCGCCGCGTCAGGCCGAGACCACCGTCAGCCCCTCCGGCGCCGTCACGTTCACCGTTCCGTCCGCCGCCAGTGTGATGTCCAGCCGGGCACCGCCCACCTGGAGCTCCGTCACCGTCAGCGGGGCGTACGCACCGGCGAAGGCGGGGGCCACCGTGACCGTGCCGCCCGGGACGTCCGCCTCCAGGCCGAGTGCCGAGCGCAGCACCTGGACCGAGGAGGCGGCCGCCCACGCCTGGGGGCGGCAGGACGCGGGGTAGGGGGCGGGGTGTGGGCCCGCCGCGGCGCCGTGGCCGGCGAACAGCTCGGGCAGGCGTCCGGCGAACCCCGCCGACGCCGTCAGCAGGCCCGCCGCCAGCGGCGCCGCCGCGTCCGGGAACCCGGCCCTGACCAGGCCGTGCACCGCGATCGCGGTGTCGTGCGGCCAGATGGAACCGATGTGGTAGCCGTACGGGTTGAAGCCCACCGAGTCGCTGCTCAGGGTGCGCAGACCGTGGCCGGAGTCGAGGTCGGGGCCGGTCAGCCGGGCCGCCAGTGCCGCGCTCTCCTCCTGGTTCAGCAGGCCCGTCCCGAGGAGGTGGCCGAAGCCCGAGGTGACCGAGTCCACCGGCCGGCCGTCACGGTCCAGCGCGACCGCCGGGTACGGACCCTGGGCGTCCGCCACCCAGAAGCGCTTCCGGAAGCGGGTGGCGAGCGCCTCCGCCCATTCCTCCCACGCGTCCGCGCCCGGCCGCCCGAAAGCGCGCAGCAGCGCCGCGCCGCCCCGCGCCGCCTCGTACGCGTACGCCTGCACCTCGCACAGCGCGATCGGCGGGTCGGCGAGCCGGCCGTCGCGATGGCGGATGGCGTCACCGGAGTCCTTCCAGCCCTGGTTGGCCAGGCCCCGTCCGGTCCGGTCGACGTACCTGAGGAAGCCGTCGTCGGCCGCTGCCGCCTGGTCGCGGATCCACGCGAGCGCCGACTCGGTGTGCGGCAGCAGCTGTTCCACCTGCTCGGGGGCCAGGCCCCAGCGCCAGGCGTCATGGAGCAGGGTGATCCACAGGGGGGTCGCGTCGACCGTGCCGTAGTACACCGGCGGGACGGCGAACGTGTCGGTGAAGTTCTGGGTGCCGCGCCGCACTTCGTGCAGGATCTTCCCCGGCTGCTCCTCCGTGGCGGGGTCGGCCACGGCCCCCTGGCGGCGGGCGAGTGTGCGCAGGGTACCGGCCGCGAGTTCGGTGCCGAGCGGGAGCAGCATGCGGGCGGCCCACAACGAGTCGCGGCCGAAGAGGGTCAGAAACCACGGAGCTCCGGCGGCCAGGAACTGATCCGGGCTGTTCGCGCCGTCTGGGCGCCCCTCTGGGGACCGGGGGTCCATCAGGCGCAGCCGGTCCGCGTCGGCGACCGACTGGTCCAGCCACTGGTCGAAGCGCCGGTCCGCGCTGCGCAGGGCCGGGCAGCGCCACGGCACGGCGTCCGCCGGGGCGGCCGGGAACTGGTCGCCGTCCGCGTACGCCGCCGTGCAGCGCAGCGTCGCCGTCCATGAAGCGCCGGGGTCCAGTTCCACGTCGTACGACAGCCGGCCCTCCGGCGCCTCCAGGGCGTCCGGCGCGGGCTCGCTGACCAGGCGTACGGTGAACCCGTCGCGGGACCACACCAGACCGCCGCCCTCGGCGCCTTCCGCGCCTTCGGCCCGTGTCGGCACTGGGTCCAGGACGTGGCCCGACTTCACCCGCTCCATCAGGGCGAGGTCCGTGCCGGCCGTGACCGTGAGCCGGAAACCGACCCGCCGGGTGCCCGCGTTGGTGACCTCGAAGCTCTCCTCCAACCGCCCGGAGGCGACGGTGCGGCGGCGGTCCAGGGCGACCGCCGGGTCGGGCGTCACCTCGCCGAGCCCCCGCAGGATCGCCCCGGCCTGGTCCGGCACCCCCTGCCCTCCACGGCCGAACGGCGAGTGGAATGCGGCGCCCAGGAGCCGCACGGCCCGGCGGGGGCCGTATTACGCATCGGCCCCCGCCGGGCCACGGGCGCGCCGTGCCGCTCCGACGAACCGCTAGGAGGCTGACGGTCCGGTCCAGCCGGCCGCCACATGGCCGATGCGCACCCGCTGCGGGTGGTCGCCGACCGACACGGACGCGGTCTTCTCGCCTGTCGTGAAGTCGATGGCGGTGACGCGGTCGGCACCGCTCTCGGAGACGATGCAGGAGGTGCCGTCGCCGCTCACCGTCGCCCAGTACGGCTTCGAGGTCGGTACCAGGGGGCCTTCCTGGAGCGATTCGCGGTCGACGACGGTCGCGTAGTCGTCCATCGTCCCGGCCACGCACAGTTTCTTGCCGTCGGGGCTCATCGACAGGCCGTGGTGGCGGGAGTCGTTGACCCAGGTGGTGCGGTCCTCGCTGGTCGCCGGGTTCTTCGGGAGGGTTTTCGCGCGGGTGATCTTGTCTTTGGCCACGTCGTACTCCAGGAACCCGTTGAAGAAGGAGACCTGGAAGTAGAGCTTGGACTCATCCGGGGTGAAGGCGACGGGCCGGACGGCGTCGGACAGGTCCTTGCGGCCGAAGGCGTCGAGCCGTTCGCGCATGTCGATGACCTTGATCTGCCGATAGGTGTTGGCGTCGACCACGGTGATGTGCCGGTCGCCCTTCGTCCAGTCCATCGACGGATCGTCCAGGTCGGTGTTGACCTCGCCGATCGACATGTTCCAGAGGTACTTGCCGCCGTCGGTGAAGACGTTCTCGTGGGGCTTGTCACCGGCGGAGAACGAGCCGAGCTGCTTCCCCGTCTCGATGTCGAGGACATGCACCGTGTTCGACGTCGAAGCCGACACCGCGACGCGTTCGCCGTCGGGGGAGACGGCCATGTGGTCCGCGCGGAATCCCGACACGGGGAAGCGCCACTTGATTTTGCCGGTCGCGACGTCGATGGAGACCACGTCGGCGAAGCTGGGCCGGGAGACGACGATGGCGGAGCCGTCCGGGGTCGAGTACATGTCGTCCACGAACTGGTCGTGCCCTTCACCTGGCCCCAGCCGGATCCCCAGGAAGAATGCGAGCTTGATGGGGTTGAGGTAGATCTCGGTGAGCCGCTGGTCCTTGTCCGGTATGACGTTGATGCGGCCGATCCTGGACAGGTCGCCAGTGGATTTGATGACGTCGGCGGTGCCGTCCCAGTTGTTGCCCACGAACATCACTTCCCGCAGGCCGGCCGCCTTTGACTGTGCGGAGCTGACCGCCGTGGAGCCGGTCAGGGCCAGCGTCACGGCGGCGGTCAGGGAGAGGAGCGTTCGGGTGGAGCCACGGTGCTCGGGGGCCATGATTACTCCATGGGAGGTGGGGGTCTGTCATCGTCGGGGCGCCACCTACCGGAAAGTAATGAAGGCGGATACCTCTCACAAGAGTTCCGACGGCAAAAAATGACAGGCCCTCAACTTCACGGCCGACACGGACGGTTCGGACCCAGGGGAGCGCGATACCGGTGATCCCGTCCGTCCGCCCGTCCGCCACCCGGCCCGGTGGCACGGCGCCGGGGCCCGCCCCGGCGCCGTGCCCGCCACGCTGTCCCCCGCCGCCCGCCGCGCCTTCGCCCTGTACCGGGGCTTCATGCGCGCGGGCAGCGGCATGATCCGCCATGACCTCCCGCGGGCCATCGCGAAGAAGGTGGCCATCGCTGGGGGCTAGCCGCCGAAGCTTACGCGGAGGCTGCCGTCCGTGGCGAAGGACCACTTCAGCGCGCCGGTGTAGGACGAGCACCGGGGCCCGTTCGTCCCGGACCAGAACTGGTTCGAACTGTCCGCGTCACCGATGATGCGGTCCTTCGTCCCGCTGCTGCCGCCGCGGCAGGACACATTGTCCCGGAACACCGACGTGCCGCCGTCGAACGAGAAGTTGCGCTCCCCGTTGTCGATGCCGACGTTGCCCGACACCGACATATGGCCGGGGTTGCTGTTGTAGGTGAACCCGTGCTTGCCGTTGTGGTAGGCGATGCTGCGGCGGATGACGTGGTCGACGGCGATGTCCGAGCCGCCCAGCTTGTAGCCGTTGCGGTCGCCGTTGGAGTTCTGGGTGCCGTCCGAGAGGGTGCCGTTGCCGTAGGAGAGAGAGTCCTCGATGGTCACCGGGCCGATGGGGCCGGTGTCCTTCTTGGTGTAGAGGTCCCAGCCGTCGTCGATGTTGTTGTGGGACACGTCGTAGCGGAAGACGTTTCCGGAGCCGACCGTGAGCTTCGCGGCGAACCCATCGGCGTCCTCGCCGTCGGAATCGGCGTTGTCGTGTGACTCCGAGCTCACCACGAGGTTGTTCGACGGCCACTGGTTCTGCGGGGTGCTGGAGGCGATGCGGGAGATCTGGAGCCCGGAGTCACGGTTGAAGCGGGTCACGGTGCGCTCGATGACGTTGTTGCTGCCGCCGACGAAGATCCCGTTGTCACCGGCGCGTTCGACGGTGATGTCGGCCAGGTGCCAGAACGATCCGTTGAGGGCGAGCCCGCGGTTCGCCGTATCCTCGCTCATGGCCGAGAAGTTCAGCACCGGGGTCTCCCCGGGGTAGGCGACCAGTTCCTTGCGGGCGCTCGACGTGCCGTTGTTGCCCGGCGCGATGGTGACCGTCTGCGAGAGGTTGTAGGTTCCGCCGCGCACGTAGATCGTGCCGCCCGCGGTGACGCGGGTGATCGCCGAGGCGAGTGTGGTCGGAGAGGACTCCGTCCCGGGGGCGTCGGTACTGCCCTTGGGCGACACGAACAAGTCGTCCGCGTCGAAGGACGCGGACTGTGCCCGCGAGACGGGCGGATGGACGGCGAGCAGGCCCGTCGACGCGACAACGGCCGCCGCCGCGACGGCGAGGGCGCGGGGGAGTGTCCGAGAGTGCTTCATGGCGCTGAAACCTCCTTATGTGGGGGGCTGCCGTGGAGACAACAGGCAGCGCATGAGAGCGATTGCTGAAGCCTCCGCATCATCAAAGACCTGGGCTAGGCGGCTCCGATGAGTGACGATGCGTCATGCGAGTCGGGAAGCTAGCAAGCGCTTGCGGTGGTGTCAACGCCCCGCGTTCCCCCGCCCGCGCCTTCCATGGCTCCTGCGCGCAAGGTGGTGACGGGCCCTTCCCGGTTTGTCATGTACGGATTACAGTACGGGCAGTGGGAGCGCTCCCAGGCGCGCTCCGATCCTCATCACCGGCCGAAGGATCGCCATGACCGCCACGCCACACCGCGCCCTGGCCGCCGCCGCGGTGGCCGTGGCGCTGTCGGTGAAGGTGACGGTGTCGACGTTGACGAGGCCGGTTCCGTTGATGGTGATCTCGTCTCCTGCCGTGCCCGAGGTCGGAGCCGTCGAGGTGATGGTCGGTGCGAGGTAGTAGTCGATCGAAGTGGTGCCCGAGCGGCTGGTTCCGCCGGCGATGGTGATGGTCACCAGCTGGGCGGACACGGTGCCGACCCGGCCCGGGTTGGCCGGTGCGGTGAAGGTGACCTGGCTGGGCCGGCTGGGGGGTGACCGCGACGTTGCCGATGGTGCCCACCCTGACCTGGGTTCCCGTCAGGAAGTTGGCGCCGAGCAGCGTCACCGGGCCGCCGGTGGCGGCCGGGAGGCAGGTGAGGCTCAGGCCCGTGGTCGTCGGTGGGGCGATGACGAAGAACGGCAGGGCGTTGCTGGTGGCGCCGGTGGTGCTGGTAACACTGACGGAAACCTGTCCGGCGCACGGCGCCGAGTCGGGTACGACGAAGGTGACCTGGGTGGCGGTGACGGAGGTCGGGATGACCGCGGCCGAACCGAAGTTCACCCTGGTGGTGGTGGAAAGGGAGGTGCCGTCGATCTGGACGGTGTCCCCGGGACGGCCCGCAGCAAGGTCCGTGGGCGAGAGAAGTCGTGGAGGGCGGAGTGCGGCGGGGGAGTGGCGAAGAGGTTCGGTGATGACAGCCGCATGTGGGGTGGCGGCCGTGCAGGTGCGGCAGGTGTCGGCCAGCCGCCATAGGCGCCCGCTGTCGTCGCGGCAACAGAGCAGGACCATGAGGCCGCCGTAGCCTCGGTGCCGGGGATGCCAGCGGCAGGCGTGTTCGCCGCACTGGCAGGTCCGCAAGTGGTGTGCGAGAGCTTCGGTGCGTGTGTGCTCGGCAAGGTGGGCCACCGCGCACGCGAGGATGTCCGGAGGCCCAGTGCCGACGGGGACCGGGCCGCAGCGGTCGCACAGCAGGGTCCGCCCTCAGGAGTGCATGCGGATCTCCACTGTCCAGGTGCGCCGTCCCGGGTGTGTGGTCGTGCCGGATCCCATCGGTCGTCATCCTCCGTTTCGTGAAGACGTCTGCCCTCAGTATTCGACTGACACCCGGCCGAAATAGGGCAGACGTCTACGCTGACGGGGCAGGGGTGTGCCTCGTGCGATGGACGGGTGACGATCTTCCCGCCCGATTCCAACCTCCATGAGCTCCGCCTCGAGCTCTCCCGGCTGCGGGCCGCACGCGGATGGATCTACGACGAACTCGCCGCCCGCAGCGGCCTGTCCCGCCGCACGCTCATCGAGATCGAGCAGGGCCGCACCATCGGCACCCTCGCCACTTGGCACGCCCTCGCCCACGCTCTCGGCGCCCCCGTCGACCAGCTTCTGGGCACCCTCTGCGCGGGCCACGAACCCCCCGCCCCGCCACACCCCGCCTGCCAAGGCCGCAGATGACGGACTCCCACTCCCGCGTGCTGATCTGCGGCAGCCGCCGCTGGCCCTGGCCCGACACCATCACCACCCTCCTGGACCGCGCCGCCGCCCGCCACGGCAACGACCTCGTGGTCATCGAAGGCGCCGGTACCGGCGCCGCGAGCGCCGCCCACCACTGGTGCACCCACCACGACCTGCCCGCCTGGCGCCACCGCTGCCGCCCCCTCGCCCCAGCCCCCGGCCGCCGCGCCCGCACCCGCTGCTGGAGCGAAGCCGAACGCAATCAGCGCATGCTCCACGACGAAGGCCCCCGCCTGGTCATCGCCTTCTACGAGAACTTCCACCCCGCCCACCCCGGCAGCACCAACGACATGTGCCGCCGCGCCCTCACTCTCGGCATCCCCGTCTGGCTCGTGCCCACCGCTGATCCCGACAAAGGCGTGTGGCTGCACCTCACCCACTACGACCCCCGCCACACACCCCCTCCCACACGCCGGCCCGACCAACCCGAGCCCACCGCGACCACCCCACCCGCAACCTCCGAAACCAACGTCGCCGGAACACGGATGGAGTCGTGTCCCGCAGCGCCATCGACCTCACCTTGATCGAGCCCGCTGCCGCCGGTGCGGCGCAGATACCCCTCGACGCGGTCATCGACCGGGCTTTCTGCCCTGACGCCGCCCGCACCGGATCAGCCACGCGGGTCGAGCCACCCCTCAGCCCTCTCACTCGACCGCAGCCCCATGGACGTCGTCCGCCATATGCCGTACCAGCTGTGCCGCGACGTCCACGGCATCGGCTTCGAGACCGCCGACCGCATCGCCCTGGCCGTCGGCATCCGCAAACACAGCGATTAACGCCTCCAAGCCGCCCTCCTCCACACCCTCACCCAGGCCCGCGCCCGAGGCGACTGCCACCTGCCCGAACGTGTCCTCCTTGCCCGCACCCGCACCCGCAGCCTCCTCACCGACGACGACCCCACTATGGCGGACATCCTGCAAGGCCCGATCCTGCGCCAGGTCCTGGACACTCTCCGCGCCCGCGGTGAGACCGTCATCGAAGCCCTGCCAACACCTGTCCTCGAAGACGCCGATGTCTCCCGCGCCGTCACCGCTGTCAGCCTCACCTTCATGCACCGGGCCGAGACCGGACTGGCCCAAGACATCCTGCGCCTCCGCCACGCCACGCCCACCCTGGCCGAGCACACCGACTGGACCAGCCTCCTCGCCCGTACCGCACCCGGGGGACTGACCGAGGAGCAGCAGCAGGCCGTCCTGACCGCGCTCACCACCCCGGTGTCGATCCTGACCGGAGGACCCGGCTGCGGCAAGACCCACACCCTGCGCACCCTGGTCACCCTCGCCGAACAAGCGGGCCTCACCATCGCGCTGGCCGCCCCCACCGGCAAAGCCGCCAAGCGCATGGAGGAGACCACAGGACACCCGGCCACGACCATCCGCCGCCTGATCAGCGCCCCGCCCGCTCCGACCGACCGGTCCGACGAGCCCACGAGGCTGGAAGCCGCCGGCCTCGTCGTCATCGACGAAGCCTCCATGCTCGACGTCCAACTCGCCGCCCGCCTCACCGCGGCCATCCGCACCGGATGCCACCTGCTCCTGGTCGGCGACACCGACCAACTCCCCAGCGTCGGCCCCGGCCGCGTCCTGCGCGACCTCCTCGCCGTCCCCGACATCCCCCGCACCCACCTCACCCACATCTTCCGCCAGGACGATCAAAGCGCCGCCATCATCGACAACGCCCACCGCATCCTGCGCGGCCTGCCGCCCCTCCCCGCACCAGGAGTATTCGGCTGTCACCCCCTGGAAAACCCCGACACCATCGCCGACCACGTCGTAGAACTCGTCACCACCCACATCCCGCACCACTTCAACGCCGCACCCCAAGACATCCAAGTCCTCTGCTCCGCCCGGCGCCACACGGCCGGAACCCTCGCC is from Streptomyces hygroscopicus and encodes:
- a CDS encoding serine/threonine protein kinase, producing MAPEHRGSTRTLLSLTAAVTLALTGSTAVSSAQSKAAGLREVMFVGNNWDGTADVIKSTGDLSRIGRINVIPDKDQRLTEIYLNPIKLAFFLGIRLGPGEGHDQFVDDMYSTPDGSAIVVSRPSFADVVSIDVATGKIKWRFPVSGFRADHMAVSPDGERVAVSASTSNTVHVLDIETGKQLGSFSAGDKPHENVFTDGGKYLWNMSIGEVNTDLDDPSMDWTKGDRHITVVDANTYRQIKVIDMRERLDAFGRKDLSDAVRPVAFTPDESKLYFQVSFFNGFLEYDVAKDKITRAKTLPKNPATSEDRTTWVNDSRHHGLSMSPDGKKLCVAGTMDDYATVVDRESLQEGPLVPTSKPYWATVSGDGTSCIVSESGADRVTAIDFTTGEKTASVSVGDHPQRVRIGHVAAGWTGPSAS
- a CDS encoding transposase, whose protein sequence is MLPDRTPKRGGRWRDHREVIDAIAWKFQTGSQWVHLPEKFGNWRGVYNRLRMWAVDGTWERVFTALMAQADADEDLKWAVAVDSTIVRAHQHAAGARKKGPRPASRPTTPSAGPAAD
- a CDS encoding phosphotransferase, which gives rise to MHGDLGAENVLWEWTHGLPHLSGVLDWDDVTLSDPAEDLAAIGASYGPELLERVLALGSWSNHGLLTRIAAIRGTFALQQALYAIRDGDEEELADGLADYR
- a CDS encoding silent information regulator protein Sir2; this translates as MKHSRTLPRALAVAAAAVVASTGLLAVHPPVSRAQSASFDADDLFVSPKGSTDAPGTESSPTTLASAITRVTAGGTIYVRGGTYNLSQTVTIAPGNNGTSSARKELVAYPGETPVLNFSAMSEDTANRGLALNGSFWHLADITVERAGDNGIFVGGSNNVIERTVTRFNRDSGLQISRIASSTPQNQWPSNNLVVSSESHDNADSDGEDADGFAAKLTVGSGNVFRYDVSHNNIDDGWDLYTKKDTGPIGPVTIEDSLSYGNGTLSDGTQNSNGDRNGYKLGGSDIAVDHVIRRSIAYHNGKHGFTYNSNPGHMSVSGNVGIDNGERNFSFDGGTSVFRDNVSCRGGSSGTKDRIIGDADSSNQFWSGTNGPRCSSYTGALKWSFATDGSLRVSFGG
- a CDS encoding transposase, giving the protein MRIQAAELFAQQVKPPEVARQLRVRVKSAYQWQQLWRQGGADALLSRGPSGGRCRLSPRCLEKLAGYLEQGPAAHGWTEDQVWTAARVATLIGRKFHVS
- a CDS encoding transcriptional regulator; translated protein: MTIFPPDSNLHELRLELSRLRAARGWIYDELAARSGLSRRTLIEIEQGRTIGTLATWHALAHALGAPVDQLLGTLCAGHEPPAPPHPACQGRR
- a CDS encoding amylo-alpha-1,6-glucosidase; this encodes MPDQAGAILRGLGEVTPDPAVALDRRRTVASGRLEESFEVTNAGTRRVGFRLTVTAGTDLALMERVKSGHVLDPVPTRAEGAEGAEGGGLVWSRDGFTVRLVSEPAPDALEAPEGRLSYDVELDPGASWTATLRCTAAYADGDQFPAAPADAVPWRCPALRSADRRFDQWLDQSVADADRLRLMDPRSPEGRPDGANSPDQFLAAGAPWFLTLFGRDSLWAARMLLPLGTELAAGTLRTLARRQGAVADPATEEQPGKILHEVRRGTQNFTDTFAVPPVYYGTVDATPLWITLLHDAWRWGLAPEQVEQLLPHTESALAWIRDQAAAADDGFLRYVDRTGRGLANQGWKDSGDAIRHRDGRLADPPIALCEVQAYAYEAARGGAALLRAFGRPGADAWEEWAEALATRFRKRFWVADAQGPYPAVALDRDGRPVDSVTSGFGHLLGTGLLNQEESAALAARLTGPDLDSGHGLRTLSSDSVGFNPYGYHIGSIWPHDTAIAVHGLVRAGFPDAAAPLAAGLLTASAGFAGRLPELFAGHGAAAGPHPAPYPASCRPQAWAAASSVQVLRSALGLEADVPGGTVTVAPAFAGAYAPLTVTELQVGGARLDITLAADGTVNVTAPEGLTVVSA
- a CDS encoding cell surface receptor IPT/TIG domain-containing protein, translating into MSAQLVTITIAGGTSRSGTTSIDYYLAPTITSTAPTSGTAGDEITINGTGLVNVDTVTFTDSATATAAAARARCGVAVMAILRPVMRIGARLGALPLPVL